Below is a genomic region from Oxyura jamaicensis isolate SHBP4307 breed ruddy duck unplaced genomic scaffold, BPBGC_Ojam_1.0 oxyUn_random_OJ71732, whole genome shotgun sequence.
cgccgctcccggtgccggtgccgggcGCTGCTCCCGGTGCTGCTCCCGTTGCTTTTGCCGCCCGTCGCCGCCTTCAACCTGGAGGCGTCGAGGCCCGTCGCCTTCCGAGGGGCTCCCGGTTCCCTTTTCGGCTTCGCTTTGGATTTTTACCTGCCCCGGCCCCGGAGGtaccggc
It encodes:
- the LOC118159703 gene encoding integrin alpha-5-like, which codes for MAPAAAPVPPRCRRSRCRCRALLPVLLPLLLPPVAAFNLEASRPVAFRGAPGSLFGFALDFYLPRPRSVSILVGAPKANTSQPNVTQGGGRLPLPVAPRR